A genomic stretch from Echeneis naucrates chromosome 6, fEcheNa1.1, whole genome shotgun sequence includes:
- the LOC115045531 gene encoding cortexin-3: MAEGLFSSTLSSSGGGHHVPSYLTLEQKVAFVFVLLLFIFLALLIVRCFRILLDPYRSMPSSNWTDHTEKDTFDYRIV, from the coding sequence ATGGCCGAGGGCCTCTTCAGCAGCACGCTGTCCTCGTCGGGCGGCGGCCATCACGTGCCTTCCTACCTGACGCTGGAGCAGAAGGTGGCCTTCGTGTTcgtgctgctgctcttcatcttCCTGGCCCTGCTCATTGTGCGCTGTTTCCGCATCCTGCTGGACCCGTACCGCAGCATGCCCTCGTCCAACTGGACAGACCACACCGAGAAGGACACGTTCGATTACCGCATCGTCTGA